Sequence from the Mycteria americana isolate JAX WOST 10 ecotype Jacksonville Zoo and Gardens chromosome 5, USCA_MyAme_1.0, whole genome shotgun sequence genome:
ggtagACAGAATGAAAGAACCAGTATTCTTGTTCACATAACTTCAGGGGAAAGCACGTGCAGAAGGTATAGTTTTCAGCTTCATTGCTCCTCCAGGCAATGGCAGATGCAGATGTAAGTGAAATTTAACAGTTCTTACAGTACATGCACTCCTAATATATCTTGCAACAGGCTGTTACCTTTACTGCTAATTCAAGGCTAACCAACCAAGAATTTAAAGCAGTGAACCAGTCTGAGGAACAAAACAGACTGACATTGTCTTCCTAGTCAACAGTGTAGTTGCTTCCATTATTTGGTCAAGCTTTGTTTTTCACACCACCTACCCTTTTTCACTCATGCAGGCAGGTTATTCGAGAATTGTTCCTCTGATACAGGCAAAGGTGTCCAATTTCCAGCCTAAGCGCATTCACAACTAGATCACGTTCTCTTGTTCTTGTGCCAACAGTGCCATAAAAGTTTCTGAACTTTATTTTGTCAAGAAATCTATCAGCAGTGTTTGTATTTACAACCCCACACCCATCTGCTAGGTATATATTCTAGCTACGAGTTtagctttaaaattaaagcttcTCTTCCAGCTATTCTTTTGCAgctattctatttcttttccttccaaaatcttCAAAGAAAGCCCAAAGTTATCAATCCCTTATACTCCATTCAGGCTGCACTTTCATACAGGAAGCAAACAGAGCCAAGGAAGATCAACTCCAAAATGCTCAGGGCTCATCCATGAACACTTCTGTAGGATGGGGAATGATGGGAGTGAAGTGTTTTGCCAGTCCAGACAGTACTGGTATATGGgcttgttttgtttaaataataaaaaaaaaaaaaaaaagtccccaaaccAGCTACTTGGAACCACAGCCAAAATTACAGTGTGCAGACAAAAATCTTAGTAGAAATCAGAGATCACTGAAAAGTTAGGAATGCCACAAATGTCTTGCTATTTGTGAGTTTTCCTAGGCTCacgaggagggaaaaaaaaaaaaaaaaaaaaaaaaagaaagagatgcagTTATTTGCTTTATAAAACTCATCCCAGAGAACCtaactgttttctctttgaagaCAAGCAGCAAGACTATCCTCAAAGAGGGCAGTTTCCAAGTGCACTCTAAGAGGTTAGGAAAGCCCTCATGTAAGACGTGTTGCTGCCATCCAGTCCAACAGGCCACATACATTCAGTTCCTGTTGAAAGGAAAGCCAGTTTGTAAGTTGTAACTTTAACTGGTTTTCTCTTCAGCTTCCGTTAAATGTCTTCTCCCTAACATGGTTAGATGGGGAATGATGCTTTTTGTCAGGTTGAAGGGCACTGAATGTATTTGTAAGTGACTGTATTTCAGATGATCACTTAAAAGATTGGTTGCTCTGCAGTACATGCAGACAAGGagtgcttttaaagaaagcaagatGAAGTCAGTACATGTGCTGGACTCCTTTGCTTCTTCATAGGAAAACCACTCCTCCtacagaggaggaggaacaaTTACTTATCCAACTCCAATCCTCTTCTAGAAACACAGTATTCCTTACGCAAGAGCCAAATGTGCAGGTTTATACAGAAtagccagggcaggaggcagctgtaAGACCAACAAATGACACCTGCTATAGGACTAAAACCAttcaaaataactttataaattCTGTGACATTTCTGCTTTGTACATCAGTTCAACCTTATCCCTCCAGCTTGTTACTGGAAATTCACAATgcctgctttttgtttcatttttttcctgaaaggcaGACACAAAACCAGCCATCAGTGCATTATTTACAGAAGTGCAACAGTCTCCCACcccaaaattaaacttttcaCTAACAAGACACTTCCAACAGAATGTAAATAAACACCATGGCTTGAGCAGTGTTTCTGAAGTCAGTTTATAAAGGTTAGCTCATTTCTGCAATCCCCAAATGACAGAGCGAGTAAAGCTTCGCTCACCATCGAACAGGctaaaaatacaacatttcaaGTATTAAATCAGAAGTTTCTAAAGACAATCCATATTTTGATAAATAAACACAAGGGAAACAGTACACAGCTCTCAATATACTGTATATGAAAAGTGGTGTCCAGTTTCAAACTTTTAGCAAGACAGGTGCACAGCCCAAAAGTGTGATCAAAGTAACCCTGAAAACTGTAGCAATCCGGGAGTCCCAAACATTAATCTCTTCTGTGTTTCCCCTCGAATTACTCTGCTGGTCTGAGGCATTTGATTGTTATTTAGTTCTACAGTAGAtaatccaaaaaaaccccaagttcaTTCCCATATGGAAACAATTCAAAAGAAGGTTCCGCAGATAAGTCCTTGCTTCTCTGCACTTTATTTTCAATGAGATGCAACTGCAGATCTATTATTCCCTCTGGCACAGAGTtcgtagccagattaagttcagTCCAAGTCAAGCTGGCTGTGGCTTTCTCTCAGTTTTCCACTTCATGTGTATCTTCACCATCAGATTTCTTATGTTTCCTcatatgtttgtatttttccacATATGCCTTCACCAGATTAGCTACCTTCATAGGGTTGATCTCTCCACTTTTGCTGTGGCAGATCTACAAGGGATTAGAAAAGGCATTCAGTCAATTAACAGTACTACAGAAGTTCAGGCAGACAACAGATAAATGATAGAGAAGCCCTAAGCTTCCCAGGGGAACTGATTCCTGCATAGGCCCTCGAATCTCATACCAGGATACATAAAGCAGAAAACTCAATAAGGATAAGAGTAATACTTTACTTCAAGCACTCCAGAAATGGCCCAGGGCTTATCTGGGCCACCAATAATACCAACTGAATGCAGAAGCatctctgaaagcagaattacTCATTTTTACTACAGGCTTTTCCGTCCAGCCAGTTTTACACAATACATGGTAACCAAGGAAGTGTTGATTTCCCATTTTTCTCATGATTTTGAGGAAGCAATGCTCAGATTAAAAGAATCTGGCAGTTTTGAGGGCCCATTTTGAGATATGGGAGAAAGAGAACAGACTCTACAAAGAACTTTATCAGTGTTCAGAGAAGAGTTCATAGCGACTTCAGCAGCAATTGGTGTTCCTCAGCTCTCCTACAAACTACACTTGAGGTTCATATAGGTCACGTAAAAGACGTGAAATTGCAGCCACTATCTCAGGAATTTTGATTTATGATGGAATTTCTCAGTGATAGCAAGAACGCAGAGCAGGGAGAGAATACAGTTCTACGGGGTATCATTTAACTGCCTTGACCACAAGAGCATTACTTGCTCTCACAAGACAACATTTACCTGCTGATCAGGTCTTTTTTAGCCATGATCTGGTCAGCACTAAGATTTGAGACAAAAGTCAACATCAGCCAAATTGCAAGGCCCTCTTCCAAAGTTCAGGGACACCACAGATGCTCAAGGAATTAACACACAGAGTATTTTCTGACTTTATCAGAAACAGCTTGACGATTCTGGCTGAAGTTCTTAATGAGAGAGATTTGACCATTCTCACCTAAGGCACATACCATGTAACATTTCAGCTCAGGCAGCTTAAGCTTAGTAATGTTCCGGACtactgaaaaatcacagaatcacagaatcgtataggttggaaaagacctttaagatcgagtccaaccataaacctaacactaccaagactaccactataccatgtccataagcacctcatccaaacgtcctttaaatacccccaggcacggcgactcaaccacttccctgggcagcctgttccaatgcttgataaccctttcagtgaagtaaaatttcctaatatccaaactaaacctcccctagcgcaacttgaggccatttcctctcgtcctatcactagttacttgggagaagagaccgacccccacctctctacaacctcctttcaggtagttgtagagagcaataaggtcttccctgagcctccttttctccaggctaaacagcctcagttccctcagccgctcctcataacacttctgctctagacccttcaccaacttcattgcccttctctggacacactctagcacctcaatgtctctcttgtagtggggggcccaaaacggaacagagtattcgaggtgcagtctcaccagtgctgagtacaggggaacgatcgcttccctactcctgctggccacactatttctgatacaagccaggatgccattggccttcttggccacctgggcacactgctggctcatatgcagccggctgtcaaccaacaccccaaggtccttttccaccaggcagctctccagccactcttccccaagcctgtagcattgcatagggttgctgtggcccaagtgcaggacccagcacttggccttgttgaacctcatacaattggccttggcccatcgatccagcctgtccaggtccctctgcaaaGCCTTTCTACCATCCAGCAGcccaacactcccacacaactcagtgtcatctgcaaacttactgaaggtgcactcaatcccctcatccagatcattgataaagatattaaacagaactggccccaacacagagccctgggggacaccgcttgtgactggccgccaactggagtaaactccactcaccaccactctttgggcctggccatccagccagttctttacccagcaaagaatacacccgtccaagccacgaacagccagtttctccaggagaatgctgtgggaagcatTGGGAAGAAGCTGCGGGAAATATGATCTTCTAAAAGGAACAGTGTGACAGCTCTCATCAATGGCACCACTCACCCCTGCTTAAAGCAACTATTGCTTCACAAGACTGCAGAGTATGAGTCAGAGTCCAAAGATCTGCTACTCAGTTACAGCATGTAATTGCTGAAGCTGGCAAACGCAATTCAAAGTACTGCCACTTATTTAACGATCTGCACAACTCCTCCCCTTCACTTCATTTCACTGTCACCTTACCTTTTGCACTGCTTTTCGAAGAATGTTCTTGTACTCCTCCTTTGTAATCTCCCTCTTCTGGTAAAAAGGTTTAATAGCAAGTTTCACTTCTTCCACAGCCCTTTCCTGCATGTGAAGCTTCTTCATGTACTGCACAGCAGAGAGAAGTTCATTACCTTGTGCTATCTTGGGAATGGTTTCTGAATCtatttttcttagaaatgctCTAACAATGAAAATACTCATTTCACAATTTCAATGATCCAAGTAAGAGCTAGCCTTAAAGTGATTTCCTTTACTGTAAATTGCAGTCTTGAAACAAATACCAGTTCATGCTATGAGGAACCGTTGTTTTATGTAACATTTATTCTATGTTTTAGAGAATGTGTTTGAAGCAAGTGGCTACAATGTCCACTTATTAATTTTggtctcctcctgcccttccaaCAGCTCTGAAGTAAACATACATCCATCAAAAGGCATCAGATTCTAAAAGCAGCAAGCTATAGCTGGGAATATAAAGCTTCAGGTAGCTCTAAAGGCATTCTGAAAATTGAGAGGTGCCTATTAATTAAGGATTACAGATGACATCAGAACATATTTATCAAAACAAGTTCATAAAAACTGCTGCTCATAAATGGAGGTTTGCTGGGAAACATATCTTACTGTTTTGTGGTAGAAAGTAAAATAATTGGCTAAAGTTTTTGTTCTTGTGTTAACATCCACTACGCTTAGAGCAGATGATCTGTACAGCAAACCCAAAATTCAGCAGCAAAGGATTAGCAATCCAAAATATCCAAAGTATTTTACTATCTCTGCATTTTCAGTGCTGATAAGCAGCAAGATACAGTCCCACCTCTCTGTAGGACTTATGAGAATTGACATTAATTTCAAAggtggaggggaaaggagaaaaccaGGTGTTTAGAGAAATTTGGACATACTGGCTTCTGGAAAGTCCCTGCCAAAGGTTCATGCAAGAAAGTTTCAGAActttaagaattattttagatGCTTTAATCCCTCTCTATCTTATTGCGATGAAGCAGTAGAAAGTGGAACCATCAAATGGAGTAAACCCCAAAAGAATTCAAAGAAAGGACTGCCTGCCACTCCTGGATTAGCATAGTCAGTCACCAAAAACAACTATGACAACAGGGGCTGGGAAGATACAATacagagaaagttaaaaaaccccaaactttaaaAGTTCAAATAAGCAGCTCATTAATGTTATGCATTTGCTACTTGATAGCATTCACTCACTTCCTCGTTTTTCATTTTATCCACTGGAGGTTTGGGTGCTTTgatcttttcttctgcatttccaaCAAAAGCAGCTTGGATTCCTGGTTCAGATGCAGTAGCCAGGCTGCCTGGCTCCGGAGTCAGGCTCTGTCCTGCCATGCAGCCAAGCGCTGGAAGACTACCCTGCATGATAAACTGAACCGTGGGCTGGCTGACAGGGGCATAGGGGGGAAGGCTTGAGGGCAGAGGTGGTGTCAAAGGTATATTTTGACAGTACGCCTGTGAAACAGATATCATTTTGTAAATGCTTGTACTTACAAGAGAGGGCATCAGATCAGGACTTTCAGAGCATCTTTTATGCACTCAAACAGGCAAGTAATTACTAGTTTAAATCAGAGAGGCTAATATCCCAGCCATCACCTAGGTCTCTCTGCACCAGGAGCTAGCACCAGCCCCACTCACCTTTTAACTGGTGGACAGCACAGATTGATGGCACGGATCAATGCCACCAGGCCAATTTTTACAGCCTGATCACAATCAGGGAGAAGCTCACAGCTTCTCAAATAGCACCATCTTTCCGCAAGTTActgctgaaaacagaagctgcatGTATAGAGaactaaaagaaaatgtgcttcttCAACTGTAAGGACCACCTGAGAGATTAAATGATTAGAGGATTGCTGAGGTGTATGGGTTATATGAAATGTACCACACGCAGAGGAAGGCGAACTCTGCCATGAGAGGAGGGTGTTGCACGACGAGGGCACAGATGAGGTGGGATGCCTTCCATGACACTTGGGTGCTGGAATAGGAACCAACCTGAGAGGAATCTAGATCAGGAAACATAGGCTCAGGAATCATATAATTGGTTGGAGGAGGCTCATTTAACTGCACCTGATTTAACGTTTGGTTCAAGTCCTCTGCTTTCCAGGCCCCTTCTTTTGCTCGCTGAAGTTTGTAAAATGGCATCCCTAGGTTccccaagagaagaaaaagaaaacatttaagaacaaaataaacctAATGGGTCAAGGTTCAAAGccaattatatttaaaaaatttaaaataaaaaggatctAACAACAAAGCTAGCTATTAAAGGATTTTGCTTAGCAGTCATCAACATTTTAAAGCTTCTGATAATACAGGACTTATCATCCCCTTGAGTAATTGCTTGAGTAAACTGGGTTTCCATGAGAGTAACCAATGAGAACCACTCAAGCAACTGTCAACACACACAGCACAGGGTCCCAAGGCAAACTGTTTCTAGCAGCTTTGGCTTAGCAGAGCTCACAGGAGCAAGCTACAGAGATTTGTCACACTCCTTGgttctgagaaatatttatgaattctgAAGGCAAAACAGACGTTCTAGTTAACTGCAGAAAGGGTGGAACGCACACTGCCAGTTCAGAGATCGGGTTGCAATACGCGCTTCACAGCTGAACAAGCTGCCGCTGGCTAGCTGAGCTGTGCTGACAGCATGTCCCCTCTAATTCATTAACACAACTCACCTCATGATTTCAACAAGTGCAAAATGTCAGCTCGCAGGATTGGAAACGACAGGATCATCCCAGCTCAGATGACAGAGCTGTTACACTACAACCAGGTTTAGCCAGGCACTGAAACCCTAAGCCTTATACAGCCTGCTTCAACTGCAGTTTGTTTTCCAACAGAGAGACTTACTTGGAGCTTTTCCGGCAGACAATGTGCCGCCTTCTTCCTCTTGAAGATTCCAGGTAACTCTTTTCACTGGTGCTTTTGATTTCAACACAGGACTCTGAGGTACTACTTCCAGTTCAGGCGTACTGAAATTATCAGTTTTCTCATTTGACACAAGGCACTCGTCTTTAACCTCCTTCACACAATCTGCTATTTTGCTTTTGGACGAGCTCTGAATTGGTGCAGTCTCAGTCGGAGCGTGCATGATAACTTCCTTCTTTGGGGGTGGTTCCATCAGAGATGGACATaatgcagtattttctattttaactgtAATCTCAAGGTTTGTATTGCTACAGCTACCAAGCACTGCTGGATCACTACTACTCATTAATTCTGTTTCAGCAAAAGAATCCACACTGCCAATTGGAACACAAATGTTTGTGATCTCTGGCACTGGGAATGCAGTTTCACTGGTCACTTCCCGACAGATGGGCTCTACCTTTATAGTTTCTTGGGCCTCTCTCAGTTGAACCGGGGTCTCAGCCTGTATGTCCTCAAATTTGACATTTGGTTGGATGGTTATGGAAAGCTCTTCTAGTACTAGCTCCTCCTTTGGCTCTTGTTTGAAGGAATGGGGTTGCTCCAGACACCTGGACACATTTTCAGCTGGAGGCTTTTGATCCTTTTCTGGTGGAGGAGGAAGTGAGGTCTCTTTTGATCTgcgttttctttctttggaaCGTGATCTCGATCGtggtcttttttcctttgatttgctGCTTTTGTGCTCCTGAGATCGAGACGCAGACCGAGACCGAGACCTCCACTTTCTCCTCTCCCGAGACCTGGATCTCGATCTCTTTCTGTCCCTTGACCTCAAGCTATTATCTTTATCATACCTCTCATAGCTTTTGTCTCTCCTGTGTTTCCGCCTTTTAGTCCTCTCAATGCTATTTGATCGGGAACGTTCCCTCCATCTTGATCTTGATCGAGAccgtcttttctttttcctgttttcatgaAACTCAGAAGTACTTCCAGGACTACCTGAACGTGACCTAGATTTCCTTCTCTCCCTAGACCAAGaagtttttgcctttttatcCTTGGTTttatccttcattttcttttttttagatcGTTCGTGACTGCTAGAACCATCAGTAGAAGGCCTCCTGCTCTtgggtgtgtgtgttttgctATACTCTTCTCCACCTGACCAAGAGGAAGATCTGGAGCTTCGGACCCTTAAGTGTGCTCTATCCCTAGACCCTGATCGGGATCTCTTACGCTCTTTGACAagtgcctttttccttttcatcttcttcttGCTTCGGGAGCTGGAGTTCGAACAGGATCCGGAACGTGATCGCCTCTCTGTTTGTTCTACCTTGTGGACCTTCTGCTGCCCATCATTCTTTGAGGGACTATCTGGTTCTAGTTTCACATTAATATTGGGTCTAATAAATTCTTCAGCGTTAAAGAACACATTAGGGccccctctgctttcctcctttaaaCACTCTGCATTAGAAATTTGCGTAACAGCAGATGAAGTGCAAGGACTGCTTAGAAAGCCTTCCTCATCCATATTGTCTCGTTCTTCGGTATCAGAGATCTGTTCTACAATCCTGCTTTCTACCGTCACGTCATCATGAGACTCTGTGTTACTAGATGGTACGTCAGAGTCAGCCCCAgatccaaatatattttctacGGTGTAAGGGGTGAAACGACGGacagtttgaaatgtttgaaCTTTTGGATTTTCAATGGAAATAGTCCTGGTAATATTAGTTAGCGGGATCCCCGAGCCAAGCCTTTCGGGACTGCTGCTTGCTGAACTCGAGTCTGATCCTGTTGGCTCGAAGGGATCATATATTTCACTTTTGACCTGCTTTTTCTTAACTGAGAAAAGAGATGAAGGACTCTCTTTCTGTTGCACTTTGTCGTCCACAGGGCGGAAGGTGTTACAAAATCCTGGGTTAGACAGTCTGCTGGGATGCCCTGTGTTTCCGGGAATATTGATTTTAAAACTCTCGAAAGAGCTTGGGCCTTTGCTCCTTGAAGTGCTCAGTAGTGATGAACTGCTATACATGCCTGTATCGGTAGAAAAAGATACCCCGCTTGTACGTGCTTGCTGCTGAGATTCCTTGGCATTTGACTTCTGACTTTCCACCTTGCTGCCCTTTCCCGGCTGATTAGTGCTCTCTTTGCCAGTCAGCTGGGTTATACAGGAGCTGGGGATGTCACAGCTTTGGCTTCCTGTGGGTTCTGGCTCCACCTGCTTGCTGCTGGTTTCCTTTTTAATCTTTGGTATCCTGGGAAGCTCAAATATGTCAATTCTCTTGGGAGGTGGTTTTAATGGCTGCCTCACAGTTACAGCTTTTGAGCCAGAATTCAAGTTACAGCTCAGGGGCTTTGAAGATGAGTCAGTGGGTACAAAGTTTTTAGCATTTCCATTAAGTCTGGGCATTTCATCTAACTTGGAGCCATGCCTGCCCAGAGTAGGTATATTCTGAGTCTGAACAGACCTGGGTGTCATTGAATATTCTGATTTTACAGTTGCCTTTTCTGATGTAGTCTGTGCAGGGTTTACTGCAGGCTCAATCCTGCTCAGTGAGGGTGAAGGCGATGAAAACAAGCTTGAGGAGGAGGGTCTGGTGCAAGTACTCAGCCCCAAGGAAACTGAAGGTCCAGCAATGGAGCTGCTTGCTGTGGTCCCTGAGTGCACTGTACGTGGTTGGGTGTTATGTCCTGAACCATCATCCACTCTCGAGTCATTCGCTGATTTTCTATGAAGTGGAGCTATGGCATACAAGCAAACAATTAAGCTTTTCAGTACATATCTGGACATTTTCCCCCAACATTAAAAGAAGTACTGAGCTAATTATTTTAAGTTCCACTTTGGTCTGCAGACATACCACACAGTAATAAGGCAGTCCAATAGTTCTTTTGGTCAGATGCTCAAGGTTTAATGCCAGAAAACTGCATCTTTGAGGTAAACACTAATatttaggaaataaattattctgttctGTAGATATCACCAGATTTGTGTTTATTATCCTGTAGTTGCTGATAGATAAAAATTACTATAACAGAGGATGTTATAGGtacttattttaagaataaagcTCTAAGTTTCAATTTGAAGAGATTCTTTCCAAATAATACCATGCCAAGGGAAGACACAGCTGAAGATGCTAGCACATATTCTAGAGTTCTACTTTTGCAAAGAAACTTCTTGCCAAGGTCCTCTTCAAACCGAAGTACAGTTCACAGGCACGGTACCAATGCATGACAAATGCCAGAAGAATTAGGTACTAAGATATGTCTGCTCTATCCAGTCCTCCATTTTCTATAACAAAGCATGAAACTACAGTGCAGtacttttgaaagaagaaaactacCTATTAAAACCAAAATCCTCCAGTAACATCTCAGCTCTGCAATTAAACCAGAGACAAGTAACACAATTTCAGAGCATACGTAAGAATCTCATTAGACGGATTACTGCTGGCAACTACTGAATCTATCCTACATACTCAAATGCATAAGAGTATCCCTATGTTTGAAGCTATGCAGCCTGTAGGACCAGGGCAGACGTGGATGAAACAAAGAGGCTAATTGCACTATGAAGTGCCAAACCCTTACCTGCCTTCTTTGCCGTCAGCGAACCATCTCTGTTGATGACCACATCCGAACTACTCATCATAAGAAAGCTCTGTCCAGACAGGATACTTCCCAACAGATCAGGCACAGGGGCAGCTTCTGCTTCTTGATCAGGACTCAAGGCAGGCACACTGCTTCTGCATGTTTCAGAGGGGTTATATTTCCTTTACTCTTACAGCACTTGTTCTATACACACACACgttacattaaaaagaaaccaaaatcaaGGGTATAAACAGAGGTCAGCCAGGGAAGTTCACTTGTAGTTTTGGCTTCGCTAGAGTCATTCAGCCCCCATCTCCCTCTGACAAACAGAAGGTGAAGCTTTTACTGACTTCCCACAGGAGCACCACACGAAAGGAAAGCATGCAATCATACCAGAGACCTTTGGTAAGCAAAtgcttttaatcttatttaagAGTGGTGCTCACTGTGTTGTGTATCAAGATTAACTTTCCAGTGCatttaagatgcatttttgaAGCATCTTTGTGCTTCAAACTTCAAAAGTGCTTAAACCATTGTTCAGCACTTCAGAGATACTTCCATCCCAgctgcctctcttcccccccaccaaATCACAATCACAAATGTATTACTCAGGCCTACACTGCTATCTAAAAAAATGGATGCAGCTTGAACCAGTGTTTAGCATCAGTCAGAATACACATAGGTGCCTACTGGTAGGGTAGCTAAGAGCATGGCATAGGAGGAATTACACTGAAAAACAGCTGCAATGCTCCCACACACAGGACAACACAAACGCTCCCCTTTATGCATTACTCAATCTTATGAAAATGGTTTAACTTAAATTCTCTGTTCTTGAAATATGGACTGAAAAGGTTTGAGTgtttttggtgttggggtgtggctttttgt
This genomic interval carries:
- the PHRF1 gene encoding PHD and RING finger domain-containing protein 1 isoform X2, whose product is MDDDSQDELINKNAALGKGKRQSFALLSETESNGGNSCESEDDTESEEEEDDTEEEGGEEDKEESEDEELEDCEDEEEEQEEEEAEAAVGGMTDSLKLEPHINRASVSSDEDGENCPICLNTFRDQAVGTPENCSHYFCLDCIVEWSKNANSCPVDRILFKYISIRAHFGGKILKKIPVENTKTQGNDGEDDPTFCEVCGRSDHEDRLLLCDGCDAGYHMECLNPPLSEVPVDEWFCPACAPMSVSAAADHVSEEEVATLVADVIPTTSRLRPHIRTRAIARTRQSERVRATVNRNRITTAQQIQHVPRYLMSSLLDETIEAVVAGLNTAIYQRPLTPRAPTRQKRKTGRRKKVGGKKRTQTKSSAGKKSSGTQMKRRKRLKRRRGKKMRVRSHVKNEVSTRSRIARTLGLSKPVRGASIPSMYKPTEPSLGLMRADIGAASLSVFGDPYELDPYESNEEVAANPGSPVSAKRRVLSQSALRSHRPVARPISVGLPRSSVPALSPDQEAEAAPVPDLLGSILSGQSFLMMSSSDVVINRDGSLTAKKAAPLHRKSANDSRVDDGSGHNTQPRTVHSGTTASSSIAGPSVSLGLSTCTRPSSSSLFSSPSPSLSRIEPAVNPAQTTSEKATVKSEYSMTPRSVQTQNIPTLGRHGSKLDEMPRLNGNAKNFVPTDSSSKPLSCNLNSGSKAVTVRQPLKPPPKRIDIFELPRIPKIKKETSSKQVEPEPTGSQSCDIPSSCITQLTGKESTNQPGKGSKVESQKSNAKESQQQARTSGVSFSTDTGMYSSSSLLSTSRSKGPSSFESFKINIPGNTGHPSRLSNPGFCNTFRPVDDKVQQKESPSSLFSVKKKQVKSEIYDPFEPTGSDSSSASSSPERLGSGIPLTNITRTISIENPKVQTFQTVRRFTPYTVENIFGSGADSDVPSSNTESHDDVTVESRIVEQISDTEERDNMDEEGFLSSPCTSSAVTQISNAECLKEESRGGPNVFFNAEEFIRPNINVKLEPDSPSKNDGQQKVHKVEQTERRSRSGSCSNSSSRSKKKMKRKKALVKERKRSRSGSRDRAHLRVRSSRSSSWSGGEEYSKTHTPKSRRPSTDGSSSHERSKKKKMKDKTKDKKAKTSWSRERRKSRSRSGSPGSTSEFHENRKKKRRSRSRSRWRERSRSNSIERTKRRKHRRDKSYERYDKDNSLRSRDRKRSRSRSRERRKWRSRSRSASRSQEHKSSKSKEKRPRSRSRSKERKRRSKETSLPPPPEKDQKPPAENVSRCLEQPHSFKQEPKEELVLEELSITIQPNVKFEDIQAETPVQLREAQETIKVEPICREVTSETAFPVPEITNICVPIGSVDSFAETELMSSSDPAVLGSCSNTNLEITVKIENTALCPSLMEPPPKKEVIMHAPTETAPIQSSSKSKIADCVKEVKDECLVSNEKTDNFSTPELEVVPQSPVLKSKAPVKRVTWNLQEEEGGTLSAGKAPRMPFYKLQRAKEGAWKAEDLNQTLNQAYCQNIPLTPPLPSSLPPYAPVSQPTVQFIMQGSLPALGCMAGQSLTPEPGSLATASEPGIQAAFVGNAEEKIKAPKPPVDKMKNEEYMKKLHMQERAVEEVKLAIKPFYQKREITKEEYKNILRKAVQKICHSKSGEINPMKVANLVKAYVEKYKHMRKHKKSDGEDTHEVEN
- the PHRF1 gene encoding PHD and RING finger domain-containing protein 1 isoform X1 is translated as MDDDSQDELINKNAALGKGKRQSFALLSETESNGGNSCESEDDTESEEEEDDTEEEGGEEDKEESEDEELEDCEDEEEEQEEEEAEAAVGGMTDSLKLEPHINRASVSSDEDGENCPICLNTFRDQAVGTPENCSHYFCLDCIVEWSKNANSCPVDRILFKYISIRAHFGGKILKKIPVENTKTQGNDGEDDPTFCEVCGRSDHEDRLLLCDGCDAGYHMECLNPPLSEVPVDEWFCPACAPMSVSAAADTDHVSEEEVATLVADVIPTTSRLRPHIRTRAIARTRQSERVRATVNRNRITTAQQIQHVPRYLMSSLLDETIEAVVAGLNTAIYQRPLTPRAPTRQKRKTGRRKKVGGKKRTQTKSSAGKKSSGTQMKRRKRLKRRRGKKMRVRSHVKNEVSTRSRIARTLGLSKPVRGASIPSMYKPTEPSLGLMRADIGAASLSVFGDPYELDPYESNEEVAANPGSPVSAKRRVLSQSALRSHRPVARPISVGLPRSSVPALSPDQEAEAAPVPDLLGSILSGQSFLMMSSSDVVINRDGSLTAKKAAPLHRKSANDSRVDDGSGHNTQPRTVHSGTTASSSIAGPSVSLGLSTCTRPSSSSLFSSPSPSLSRIEPAVNPAQTTSEKATVKSEYSMTPRSVQTQNIPTLGRHGSKLDEMPRLNGNAKNFVPTDSSSKPLSCNLNSGSKAVTVRQPLKPPPKRIDIFELPRIPKIKKETSSKQVEPEPTGSQSCDIPSSCITQLTGKESTNQPGKGSKVESQKSNAKESQQQARTSGVSFSTDTGMYSSSSLLSTSRSKGPSSFESFKINIPGNTGHPSRLSNPGFCNTFRPVDDKVQQKESPSSLFSVKKKQVKSEIYDPFEPTGSDSSSASSSPERLGSGIPLTNITRTISIENPKVQTFQTVRRFTPYTVENIFGSGADSDVPSSNTESHDDVTVESRIVEQISDTEERDNMDEEGFLSSPCTSSAVTQISNAECLKEESRGGPNVFFNAEEFIRPNINVKLEPDSPSKNDGQQKVHKVEQTERRSRSGSCSNSSSRSKKKMKRKKALVKERKRSRSGSRDRAHLRVRSSRSSSWSGGEEYSKTHTPKSRRPSTDGSSSHERSKKKKMKDKTKDKKAKTSWSRERRKSRSRSGSPGSTSEFHENRKKKRRSRSRSRWRERSRSNSIERTKRRKHRRDKSYERYDKDNSLRSRDRKRSRSRSRERRKWRSRSRSASRSQEHKSSKSKEKRPRSRSRSKERKRRSKETSLPPPPEKDQKPPAENVSRCLEQPHSFKQEPKEELVLEELSITIQPNVKFEDIQAETPVQLREAQETIKVEPICREVTSETAFPVPEITNICVPIGSVDSFAETELMSSSDPAVLGSCSNTNLEITVKIENTALCPSLMEPPPKKEVIMHAPTETAPIQSSSKSKIADCVKEVKDECLVSNEKTDNFSTPELEVVPQSPVLKSKAPVKRVTWNLQEEEGGTLSAGKAPRMPFYKLQRAKEGAWKAEDLNQTLNQAYCQNIPLTPPLPSSLPPYAPVSQPTVQFIMQGSLPALGCMAGQSLTPEPGSLATASEPGIQAAFVGNAEEKIKAPKPPVDKMKNEEYMKKLHMQERAVEEVKLAIKPFYQKREITKEEYKNILRKAVQKICHSKSGEINPMKVANLVKAYVEKYKHMRKHKKSDGEDTHEVEN